A region of Jatrophihabitans sp. DNA encodes the following proteins:
- a CDS encoding polyprenyl synthetase family protein, whose protein sequence is MTITGPVPPGMLDDLASSRTGELLTDELAARWPSDSDELNTIARYALLPAGKFLRPVMTMIAAEAVGGDPSQVLPAALAMEYLHVATLTHDDIIDGDMLRRGRPTVHVAHGLAHAIVTGDHLIFAAFTGIAECRAAGTRDPAVVESVAVLAEAGSDLCRGQMLEAQLVGDITAEPAAYLEMARLKTGALFRAVCQIGALLAGADSAQAAALGRYGSDLGVAFQIRDDLILFADPEVSDKPTGSDLANGRPTLPVLMAYQTSDADTRLAMGAALTRRSAERAEFDEFRSLLMATGALQGCQDHASEYGQRALNELSRLRPSRSVDLLTGIVRWAVTTRP, encoded by the coding sequence ATGACCATTACCGGACCGGTCCCACCCGGGATGCTCGACGATCTGGCCAGTAGCCGCACCGGCGAGCTGCTCACCGACGAGCTGGCGGCCCGGTGGCCGTCGGACTCCGACGAGCTGAACACCATCGCCCGGTACGCCCTGCTGCCGGCCGGCAAGTTCCTGCGGCCGGTGATGACCATGATCGCGGCCGAAGCGGTCGGCGGTGACCCGAGCCAGGTGCTGCCGGCGGCGCTGGCGATGGAGTACCTGCACGTGGCCACCCTGACCCACGACGACATCATCGACGGCGACATGCTGCGCCGGGGCCGCCCCACGGTGCATGTCGCGCACGGCCTGGCGCACGCGATCGTCACCGGCGACCACCTGATCTTCGCCGCCTTCACCGGGATCGCCGAGTGCCGGGCAGCCGGCACCCGGGACCCGGCCGTGGTGGAGTCGGTGGCGGTGCTGGCCGAGGCCGGCTCGGACCTGTGCCGGGGCCAGATGCTGGAGGCGCAGCTGGTCGGCGACATCACCGCCGAGCCGGCCGCCTACCTGGAGATGGCGCGGCTGAAGACCGGCGCGCTGTTCCGGGCGGTCTGCCAGATCGGCGCGCTGCTGGCCGGCGCCGACAGCGCGCAGGCCGCGGCGCTGGGCCGTTACGGCTCGGACCTCGGGGTGGCCTTCCAGATTCGCGACGACCTGATCCTGTTCGCCGATCCCGAGGTCAGCGACAAGCCGACCGGCAGCGACCTGGCCAACGGCCGGCCCACCCTGCCGGTGTTGATGGCCTACCAGACCTCGGACGCCGACACCCGGCTGGCGATGGGCGCCGCGCTGACCCGCCGCTCGGCCGAGCGCGCCGAGTTCGACGAGTTCCGGTCGCTGCTGATGGCCACCGGCGCCCTGCAGGGTTGCCAGGACCACGCCAGCGAGTATGGTCAGCGCGCCTTGAACGAGCTCTCCCGACTGCGGCCCTCGCGCAGCGTCGACCTGCTGACCGGCATCGTCCGGTGGGCAGTCACCACCAGGCCATGA
- a CDS encoding glycosyltransferase, with product MRLLLTSQPTSSHLVTGLVPLAQVARALGHEVAVATAGSMAAELALHSVDCLALPGVADQQAMRTDPELTVRYGLPTEMMRPGKRTVYAANWRKFSLAYAGPIALELARAVLALDWQPDVIVSEPTEHGGRLVASVLGIAHVTLDNNPLIALERQVTEPMLRQQLVELGHHGELDAPRRAGVLPERCYPAELADTASGYYRVPGPLLNQPRLRPELLDLAEDRPLVLLSLGSLALTLCGMGEQLLEPILQGLGELSCEVILTLGGLSGQIMGPVPANVHVTDYLPQAALLAACDLFITHAGFNAFREGLTAGVPMVALPSFADQPVNADQIVALGVGERLDIDSFTAADLSNACTRVLTDPGPRRNARAIQRELLTLPGFEQLVCDLEALPVPRMLSACQSGDLRP from the coding sequence ATGCGCCTCCTGCTGACCAGCCAGCCCACCTCCTCGCACCTGGTCACGGGACTGGTCCCGCTGGCTCAGGTCGCCCGTGCGCTGGGGCACGAGGTCGCGGTGGCCACGGCAGGCTCGATGGCCGCCGAGCTGGCACTGCACTCGGTGGACTGCCTGGCACTGCCCGGCGTGGCCGATCAGCAGGCGATGCGGACCGACCCGGAGCTGACCGTCCGGTACGGGCTGCCGACGGAGATGATGCGGCCGGGCAAGCGGACCGTCTACGCCGCCAACTGGCGGAAGTTCAGCCTCGCCTACGCGGGCCCGATCGCGCTGGAGCTGGCCCGCGCGGTGCTGGCCCTGGACTGGCAGCCGGACGTGATCGTCAGCGAGCCGACCGAACACGGCGGCCGGCTGGTGGCCAGCGTGCTGGGCATCGCCCACGTCACCCTGGACAACAACCCGCTGATCGCCCTGGAGCGCCAGGTCACCGAGCCCATGCTGCGCCAGCAGCTGGTCGAGCTGGGCCACCACGGCGAGCTGGACGCCCCACGCCGGGCCGGCGTGCTGCCCGAGCGGTGCTATCCCGCCGAGCTCGCGGACACTGCCAGCGGCTACTACCGGGTTCCCGGCCCGCTGCTGAACCAGCCCCGGCTGCGGCCCGAGCTGCTCGACCTGGCCGAGGACCGCCCGCTGGTGCTGCTGAGCCTGGGCTCGCTCGCCCTCACCCTGTGCGGCATGGGAGAGCAACTGCTCGAGCCGATCCTGCAGGGGCTGGGCGAGCTGTCCTGCGAGGTGATCCTGACCCTCGGCGGCCTGTCGGGGCAGATCATGGGCCCGGTGCCGGCCAACGTGCACGTCACCGACTACCTCCCGCAGGCGGCGCTGCTGGCCGCGTGCGACCTGTTCATCACCCACGCAGGCTTCAACGCCTTCCGCGAGGGGCTGACGGCCGGGGTGCCGATGGTCGCCCTGCCCTCGTTCGCCGACCAGCCGGTCAACGCCGATCAGATCGTGGCGCTGGGGGTGGGGGAGCGGCTCGACATCGACTCCTTCACCGCCGCCGACCTCAGCAACGCCTGCACCCGGGTGCTCACCGACCCGGGGCCGCGCCGCAACGCGCGCGCGATCCAACGCGAACTGCTCACCCTGCCGGGATTCGAGCAGCTGGTGTGCGACCTCGAGGCGTTGCCCGTACCGCGGATGCTGTCCGCTTGCCAGTCTGGAGATCTCAGGCCATGA